In Pseudomonadota bacterium, a single window of DNA contains:
- the cysD gene encoding sulfate adenylyltransferase subunit CysD, translated as MNTLTHLQRLEAESIHIMREVVAEADKPVMLYSIGKDSACMLHLARKAFYPAPPPFPLLHVDTTWKFRDMYALRERMAAQMGMELLVHQNPEAKALGINPFEHGSQVHTDMWKTQGLKQALTQHGFDAAFGGARRDEEKSRAKERIFSFRTAQHHWDPKNQRPELWRVYNMRKARGESMRVFPISNWTELDVWQYIHLENIPIVPLYFSAPRPVVERDGMLIMVDDERLPLRPGEQPMIKNVRFRTLGCYPLTGAVESNATTLPEIIQEMLLTTTSERQGRLIDHDEAGSMEKKKQEGYF; from the coding sequence ATGAACACACTGACGCACCTGCAACGCCTCGAGGCCGAGAGCATCCACATCATGCGCGAGGTGGTGGCCGAGGCCGACAAGCCGGTCATGCTCTACTCGATAGGCAAGGACAGCGCCTGCATGCTGCACCTGGCGCGCAAGGCCTTCTACCCGGCGCCGCCGCCCTTCCCGCTGCTGCACGTCGACACCACCTGGAAATTCCGCGACATGTATGCGCTGCGCGAGCGCATGGCGGCGCAGATGGGCATGGAACTCCTGGTACACCAGAATCCCGAAGCCAAGGCGCTGGGCATCAATCCCTTCGAGCATGGCTCGCAGGTGCATACCGACATGTGGAAGACCCAGGGCCTGAAACAGGCCTTGACTCAGCACGGCTTCGACGCCGCGTTCGGCGGCGCGCGCCGCGACGAGGAAAAATCCCGCGCCAAGGAGCGCATCTTTTCGTTCCGCACCGCCCAGCATCACTGGGACCCGAAGAACCAACGCCCGGAACTCTGGCGCGTCTACAACATGCGCAAGGCGCGTGGCGAAAGCATGCGCGTGTTTCCGATCTCGAACTGGACCGAGCTCGACGTGTGGCAATACATCCATCTCGAGAACATCCCCATCGTGCCGCTCTACTTCTCGGCGCCGCGGCCGGTGGTGGAACGCGATGGCATGCTGATCATGGTCGATGACGAGCGCCTGCCCTTGAGGCCGGGCGAACAGCCCATGATCAAGAACGTGCGCTTCCGCACCCTCGGCTGTTATCCCCTGACCGGCGCGGTGGAATCGAACGCCACCACGCTGCCCGAGATCATCCAGGAAATGCTCCTGACCACCACCTCGGAGCGCCAGGGGCGTCTCATCGACCACGATGAAGCCGGTTCGATGGAGAAGAAGAAGCAGGAGGGGTATTTCTGA
- the cysN gene encoding sulfate adenylyltransferase subunit CysN codes for MAHVSDLIATDIDAYLKAHENKSLLRFITCGSVDDGKSTLIGRLLYESKMLFEDQLAALEADSRRVGTRGGEIDYALLLDGLTAEREQGITIDVAYRFFSTDKRKFIVADTPGHEQYTRNMVTGASTADLAIILIDARKGLLPQTRRHSYIVGLLGIRHVLVAVNKMDLVDYSEQVFARIDQQYRELAAHIGLPEVLTIPISGVRGDNITEPSANTPWYTGLPLMTLLETIEIDEMRLHKQPFRMPVQWVNRPHLDFRGFAGTVTGGVIRPGDPVVVMPSGRDTTVARIVSADGFLEQAVANQSVTLTLTDEVDASRGDVISSAELPAQAADQFEATVVWMSDAPLLRGRNYLLKIGTKTVTATVAPVKHKLNIETMEHVAAEQLALNEIGVVELELDRPIAFDPYRENRDTGGFILIDRISNNTVGAGMLHFALHRSHNVKWQDLSVTKAARAAQNRQKPACLWFTGLSGAGKSTVADLVEKQLHALGHRTYVLDGDNVRHGLCKDLGFGDADRVENIRRVAEVVKLMVDAGLIVLTAFISPFRSERETARALLEDGEFIEVFVDTPLKVAEQRDVKGLYAKARAGEIRNFTGIDSPYEPPEAAEIRIDTTTCTPAEAADRVVAELRARGVLG; via the coding sequence ATGGCCCACGTATCCGACCTCATCGCGACCGACATCGACGCCTATCTCAAGGCGCACGAGAACAAGAGCCTGCTGCGCTTCATCACCTGCGGCAGCGTCGACGACGGCAAGAGCACGCTGATAGGCCGCCTGCTGTACGAGTCGAAGATGCTGTTCGAGGATCAGCTCGCGGCGCTGGAAGCCGATTCGCGGCGCGTCGGTACGCGCGGCGGAGAAATCGACTACGCGCTGCTGCTAGACGGACTCACCGCCGAACGCGAGCAAGGCATCACCATCGATGTCGCCTACCGCTTCTTTTCCACCGACAAGCGCAAGTTCATCGTCGCCGACACTCCCGGCCATGAGCAGTACACGCGCAACATGGTGACCGGCGCCTCGACCGCCGATCTGGCCATCATCCTCATCGATGCACGCAAGGGCCTCCTGCCGCAGACGCGCCGGCACAGTTACATCGTCGGCCTGCTCGGCATCCGCCACGTGCTGGTGGCGGTCAACAAGATGGACCTGGTCGATTATTCCGAGCAGGTGTTCGCGCGCATCGACCAGCAATACCGCGAACTCGCGGCGCACATCGGTCTGCCCGAGGTGCTGACCATTCCGATCTCGGGCGTGCGCGGCGACAACATCACCGAGCCCAGCGCCAATACCCCGTGGTACACGGGCTTGCCGCTCATGACCTTGCTGGAAACCATAGAAATCGACGAGATGCGCCTGCACAAGCAGCCGTTTCGCATGCCGGTGCAATGGGTGAACCGTCCACACCTCGATTTCCGTGGCTTTGCCGGCACCGTGACCGGCGGCGTGATCCGCCCCGGCGATCCGGTGGTGGTGATGCCCTCGGGACGCGACACCACGGTGGCGCGCATCGTCAGCGCCGATGGCTTTCTCGAACAGGCGGTCGCCAACCAGTCCGTCACTCTCACGCTCACCGACGAGGTGGATGCCTCGCGCGGCGACGTGATCTCGAGCGCCGAACTGCCGGCCCAGGCCGCCGACCAGTTCGAGGCGACGGTGGTATGGATGAGCGATGCGCCGCTGCTGCGCGGGCGCAATTACCTGCTCAAGATCGGCACCAAGACCGTCACCGCCACGGTCGCGCCGGTCAAGCACAAGCTCAACATCGAAACCATGGAACACGTGGCCGCCGAGCAGCTGGCGCTGAACGAGATCGGCGTGGTGGAACTGGAGCTCGACCGGCCGATCGCCTTCGACCCCTATCGCGAGAACCGCGACACCGGCGGTTTCATCCTCATCGACCGCATCAGCAACAACACGGTCGGCGCCGGCATGTTGCACTTTGCCCTGCACCGCTCGCACAACGTGAAGTGGCAGGACCTGTCCGTGACCAAGGCGGCGCGCGCCGCGCAGAATCGACAGAAGCCGGCCTGCCTGTGGTTCACCGGCCTGTCGGGGGCGGGCAAGTCAACCGTCGCCGACCTGGTCGAGAAGCAACTGCATGCGCTCGGCCATCGCACCTACGTGCTGGATGGCGACAACGTGCGTCACGGCCTGTGCAAGGATCTCGGCTTCGGCGATGCCGACCGCGTGGAAAACATCCGGCGCGTGGCGGAAGTGGTGAAACTCATGGTCGATGCTGGCCTCATCGTGCTGACGGCCTTCATCTCACCGTTCAGGAGCGAACGCGAGACCGCGCGCGCGCTGCTCGAGGACGGCGAATTCATCGAAGTGTTCGTCGACACGCCGCTCAAGGTCGCCGAGCAGCGCGATGTGAAAGGACTTTACGCCAAGGCGCGGGCCGGCGAGATCCGCAATTTCACCGGCATCGACTCGCCCTACGAGCCGCCCGAAGCCGCCGAGATCCGCATCGACACCACCACCTGCACGCCGGCCGAAGCCGCCGACAGGGTGGTGGCCGAGCTGCGCGCGCGCGGCGTATTGGGCTGA
- a CDS encoding undecaprenyl-diphosphate phosphatase, producing the protein MDVLYWKALILGIVEGLTEFLPISSTGHLILAADLLHFNDDKAKVFQMVIQTGAILAVIWEYRARFLGALTGLGREPAANRFAVNILVAFLPAVILGLAFGDYIKEMLFKPMPVAVAFIVGGIVILWAERREHRIHCESVDDMGFMDALKIGLAQCCALIPGTSRSGATIIGGLLFGLSRRAATEFSFFLAVPTLVGVAAYDLYKHRALLAWSDMGLFAVGLVTSFVVAFLCIRWLLRYIMRHDFTVFAWYRIVFGVVVLVTAHTGLVDWTVH; encoded by the coding sequence ATGGACGTTCTGTACTGGAAGGCCCTGATCCTCGGCATCGTCGAAGGCCTGACCGAGTTCCTGCCGATCTCCTCCACCGGTCACCTGATCCTGGCGGCGGACCTGCTGCACTTCAACGACGACAAGGCCAAGGTTTTCCAGATGGTGATCCAGACCGGCGCCATCCTGGCGGTGATCTGGGAATACCGCGCGCGTTTTCTCGGCGCCCTCACCGGCCTCGGTCGCGAGCCCGCCGCCAACCGCTTCGCCGTCAATATCCTCGTCGCGTTCCTGCCGGCGGTGATACTCGGCCTCGCCTTCGGTGACTACATCAAGGAGATGCTGTTCAAGCCCATGCCGGTGGCGGTGGCCTTCATCGTCGGTGGCATCGTGATCCTGTGGGCCGAGCGCCGCGAGCATCGCATTCACTGCGAATCGGTCGACGACATGGGCTTCATGGACGCTCTCAAGATCGGCCTCGCGCAATGCTGTGCACTGATTCCCGGCACGTCACGTTCCGGCGCGACCATCATCGGTGGCCTGTTGTTCGGCCTGTCACGCCGCGCCGCCACCGAGTTCTCGTTCTTTCTCGCCGTGCCGACCCTGGTCGGCGTGGCGGCCTACGATCTGTACAAGCATCGCGCGCTGCTGGCGTGGTCCGACATGGGGCTGTTCGCGGTCGGTCTCGTCACGTCCTTCGTGGTCGCCTTCCTGTGCATACGCTGGCTGTTGCGTTACATCATGCGCCACGACTTCACGGTGTTTGCCTGGTATCGCATCGTGTTCGGCGTGGTGGTGCTGGTCACCGCGCACACCGGACTGGTGGACTGGACAGTGCATTGA
- a CDS encoding MMPL family transporter, whose product MNMHWKTLPRDAASAIVTASVRHPFAVVLLSLALTLAAGWYTVGHVAIDTDTGNMLDPELPHMKASNALDAAFPHLPGDVVVYTESAHAGEAEDAADALGARLAERKDIARALSQPGGGEFFARNGLLYLETDALWDLSDRLTSAEPLLGALANDASLGGLLDALGLGLEGELDDSQRAQLAGMFDKLGVALQAHAEGRAEPVHWRDELFAGLGEGGPHRAFVLIDPAQSDDSFRPTEDAIERLHALLADMRAQYPGVKFFVTGSEAMDGEELVTVADDATLTTSLSFVAVALVLVWGLNAAGLVVAVLLTLACGLAWTSAFAVACVGSLNLISVCFAVLFIGMGVDFGIQYAMRYREELALHSERGAALTEAARGAGGALVLAAVGAAICFFAFVPTSYLGLAQLGVIAGFSMGVALIANLTVLPALLALLPAPRALARRASPAARTRHGALARFVARARTPIMVSALLAVVAGVVLLPRVEFDLNPLNLKDPHSPAVEAWRRLASQADSSPYTADVLADSLDDAVKRAARLRELKEVDKAITLADYLPTDQDEKLEIIDGMRAASGALLATSSQNGAPDVAAEAAAVERLLKRIDAAGPRLGDGALRASATRLKQGLERLRAGEGWPTSSVPAVRALLLGDLPQAIARLRSLLDAGPVSMKDIPADLAQRYLAADGRARVEIYPSENLNDNAAMRRFARAVTALEPQATGAPVELVAGSHAVIQACVEASVLALVLTIIMHVFVLSGVLDAVLVAAPLVLAMLLTVITSVLCDVPLNFANIIALPLLIGLNNAYGAYLVIRRGHADDIHHLLDTSTPRAVLFSGLTAVASFGTLAASKHPGMAGMGVLIALSLGYALLCALVVLPALMAALEGRRQTAP is encoded by the coding sequence ATGAACATGCATTGGAAGACCCTGCCGCGAGACGCGGCCAGCGCCATCGTCACGGCGAGCGTGCGTCACCCCTTCGCGGTTGTGCTGCTCAGCCTCGCGCTGACGCTGGCGGCGGGCTGGTATACGGTCGGCCACGTCGCCATCGATACCGATACCGGCAACATGCTCGATCCCGAGCTGCCGCACATGAAAGCCAGCAACGCGCTGGACGCCGCCTTTCCCCATCTGCCCGGCGACGTGGTGGTGTACACCGAGTCGGCGCACGCCGGCGAAGCGGAGGATGCCGCCGATGCGCTCGGCGCGCGCCTCGCCGAACGCAAGGACATCGCGCGCGCCCTGTCGCAGCCGGGCGGCGGTGAGTTCTTCGCGCGCAACGGCTTGCTCTACCTCGAAACCGACGCGCTGTGGGACCTGTCCGACCGCCTGACCAGCGCCGAGCCGCTGCTCGGCGCGTTGGCCAACGACGCGAGCCTGGGCGGTCTGCTCGATGCCTTGGGCCTGGGGCTCGAAGGCGAACTCGACGACAGCCAGCGCGCCCAGCTGGCGGGCATGTTCGACAAGCTTGGCGTTGCCTTGCAGGCCCATGCCGAGGGCCGCGCCGAGCCCGTGCACTGGCGTGACGAACTGTTCGCGGGGCTGGGCGAGGGCGGGCCGCATCGCGCCTTCGTGCTCATCGACCCTGCGCAAAGCGACGACAGCTTTCGACCGACGGAAGACGCCATCGAGCGGCTGCACGCGCTGCTCGCCGACATGCGCGCGCAGTATCCAGGCGTGAAATTCTTCGTGACCGGCAGCGAAGCGATGGACGGCGAGGAACTGGTGACGGTCGCCGACGATGCGACGCTCACCACCAGCTTGTCGTTCGTGGCGGTGGCGCTGGTGCTGGTGTGGGGCTTGAACGCCGCCGGCCTGGTGGTCGCGGTGCTGCTGACCCTGGCCTGCGGTCTCGCCTGGACCTCGGCGTTCGCGGTCGCCTGCGTCGGCAGTCTCAATCTCATCTCGGTGTGTTTCGCGGTGCTGTTCATCGGCATGGGCGTCGATTTCGGCATCCAGTACGCGATGCGCTACCGCGAAGAACTGGCGCTGCACAGCGAGCGCGGCGCGGCGCTGACGGAGGCCGCGCGCGGCGCCGGCGGCGCGCTGGTGCTGGCGGCGGTCGGCGCCGCCATCTGCTTCTTTGCCTTCGTGCCGACCAGTTACCTCGGGCTCGCGCAGCTCGGCGTCATCGCCGGCTTCAGCATGGGCGTGGCCCTGATTGCCAATCTCACGGTGTTGCCGGCCTTGCTGGCGCTGTTGCCGGCGCCGCGCGCCCTGGCGCGCCGTGCCAGCCCCGCGGCGCGCACTCGGCACGGCGCGCTGGCGCGCTTCGTGGCGCGCGCTCGCACGCCGATCATGGTCAGCGCGCTGCTGGCGGTGGTGGCCGGCGTGGTGTTGTTGCCGCGTGTCGAGTTCGATCTCAACCCGCTCAATCTCAAGGACCCGCACAGCCCCGCGGTCGAAGCCTGGCGGCGCCTCGCCAGCCAGGCCGACAGCTCGCCTTATACCGCCGACGTGCTCGCCGATTCGCTGGACGACGCGGTCAAGCGCGCCGCGCGCTTGCGCGAGTTGAAGGAAGTCGACAAGGCCATCACCCTCGCTGACTACCTGCCAACCGACCAGGACGAGAAACTCGAGATCATCGACGGCATGCGCGCGGCATCGGGCGCACTGCTGGCCACCTCATCGCAAAACGGCGCGCCCGACGTCGCCGCCGAAGCGGCAGCCGTCGAGCGCCTGTTGAAGCGCATCGATGCAGCGGGCCCCAGGCTCGGCGACGGCGCGCTGCGCGCCAGCGCGACGCGTCTCAAGCAGGGCCTGGAACGCCTGCGTGCGGGTGAGGGCTGGCCGACGAGCAGCGTGCCGGCCGTGCGCGCGCTGTTGCTCGGCGACCTGCCGCAGGCCATCGCGCGCCTGCGCAGCCTGCTCGACGCGGGGCCGGTGTCGATGAAGGACATTCCGGCCGATCTCGCGCAGCGTTACCTGGCCGCCGACGGCCGCGCGCGCGTCGAGATCTATCCGAGCGAGAATCTCAACGACAACGCCGCCATGCGCCGCTTTGCACGCGCCGTCACCGCGCTCGAACCCCAGGCCACCGGCGCGCCGGTGGAACTGGTGGCCGGCAGCCATGCCGTGATCCAGGCCTGCGTCGAAGCCTCGGTGCTGGCGCTGGTGTTGACCATCATCATGCATGTGTTCGTGTTGAGCGGCGTGCTCGACGCCGTGCTGGTGGCGGCGCCGCTGGTGCTCGCCATGTTGCTGACCGTCATCACCTCGGTGCTGTGCGATGTGCCACTCAACTTCGCCAACATCATCGCGCTGCCGCTATTGATCGGATTGAACAATGCTTACGGAGCCTACCTCGTGATTCGACGCGGCCATGCCGATGACATTCATCATTTGCTCGATACCAGCACGCCGCGCGCGGTGCTGTTCAGCGGGCTGACCGCGGTGGCGTCTTTCGGCACGCTGGCGGCGTCCAAGCATCCCGGCATGGCCGGCATGGGCGTGTTGATTGCGCTGTCGCTGGGCTATGCCCTGCTGTGCGCGCTGGTGGTGTTGCCGGCGCTGATGGCGGCGCTGGAAGGCCGTCGCCAGACGGCGCCCTGA
- a CDS encoding biopolymer transporter ExbD: MIIEPPNPKADRRYLGPHGKHGNLAERDANVIPLIDVVFILILYFLLAGSLDQELVEALLPPQSKSLTQAPQKVPFVTVDKDGKVTYQKAQLDDAALVKALNADGHPPPKIALQAEEQADAGRVADVIALIGRAGIGDLSLITRPAAIHR; encoded by the coding sequence ATGATCATCGAACCACCCAATCCCAAGGCCGACCGGCGCTACCTCGGACCGCACGGCAAGCACGGCAACCTCGCCGAACGCGACGCCAACGTCATTCCGCTGATCGACGTGGTGTTCATCCTCATCCTCTATTTCCTGCTGGCCGGCAGCCTCGATCAGGAACTGGTGGAGGCGCTGTTGCCGCCGCAATCGAAGAGCCTGACCCAGGCGCCGCAGAAGGTGCCGTTCGTGACCGTCGACAAGGATGGCAAGGTCACCTATCAGAAGGCCCAGCTCGACGACGCGGCGCTGGTCAAGGCCCTGAACGCCGATGGCCATCCGCCGCCCAAGATAGCCCTGCAGGCGGAAGAACAGGCCGATGCCGGGCGCGTGGCGGACGTCATCGCGCTCATCGGTCGCGCCGGCATCGGCGATCTGTCGTTGATTACCCGGCCGGCCGCCATTCATCGCTGA
- a CDS encoding biopolymer transporter ExbD, with protein MRELRLQRPRRARRITLVALVDLVIILLIFFMLRTNFLQPRALGVGTSTQSQSDQPPPVPPMQVELHRDGSMWLAGRQLDDKELFAAAAQRQRGDKDMAVVAVDDGVKLQRAVNVIDILKSTGIAAVDLRRARSFDAPETQ; from the coding sequence GTGCGTGAACTGCGTCTTCAGCGTCCGCGGCGCGCGCGCCGCATCACGCTCGTGGCGCTGGTCGACCTCGTCATCATCCTGTTGATCTTTTTCATGCTCAGGACCAACTTCCTGCAGCCGCGCGCACTGGGGGTCGGCACCTCGACCCAGAGCCAGTCCGATCAGCCGCCGCCAGTGCCACCCATGCAGGTGGAGCTGCATCGCGACGGCAGCATGTGGCTGGCGGGCCGCCAGCTCGACGACAAGGAGCTGTTCGCGGCCGCCGCGCAGCGCCAACGCGGTGACAAGGACATGGCGGTGGTGGCGGTCGACGATGGCGTCAAGCTGCAGCGCGCGGTGAATGTCATCGACATTCTGAAGAGCACCGGCATCGCGGCGGTCGATTTGCGGCGCGCGCGTTCCTTCGACGCGCCCGAGACTCAGTGA
- a CDS encoding MotA/TolQ/ExbB proton channel family protein — translation MFFLALLTSPGVFAQAAPEAVKQAASEAADAAADAAATVAEQAASAADAVVEKAAEVNAAADQAAGEREGNKLDMGVSMDPLSWWTGVKRLIELGGKLVIVQLTVSVFGLAIVMFKVLQFLGVRDGQLRALHKAIDTWEGGDVKKGQEMIKRNSLGFAADVEYALKRLRPDNVELVREELYRRARVFLAPLHAHLPTIEIIYYIAPLLGLLGTVTGIIASFQALEASGAANDAAKLAGGIWEALLCTGVGLSMAIPFAVLHSLLETRLNHIVAGVEDVIARVFTTELDIGQADSSPRA, via the coding sequence ATGTTCTTCCTCGCACTCTTGACCAGTCCTGGCGTCTTCGCCCAGGCCGCGCCGGAGGCCGTCAAGCAAGCCGCCAGCGAGGCCGCCGACGCGGCGGCCGATGCCGCCGCCACCGTCGCCGAGCAAGCCGCCAGCGCCGCCGATGCGGTGGTGGAGAAGGCCGCCGAGGTCAATGCCGCCGCCGACCAGGCCGCCGGCGAACGCGAGGGCAACAAGCTCGACATGGGCGTCTCCATGGATCCCCTGTCGTGGTGGACCGGCGTGAAGCGCCTCATCGAACTCGGCGGCAAGCTCGTCATCGTGCAGCTGACGGTGTCGGTGTTCGGTCTCGCCATCGTGATGTTCAAGGTGCTGCAATTCCTGGGCGTGCGCGACGGCCAGTTGCGCGCGCTGCACAAGGCCATCGACACCTGGGAGGGCGGCGACGTCAAGAAAGGCCAGGAGATGATCAAGCGTAACAGCCTCGGCTTTGCCGCCGATGTCGAATACGCCTTGAAGCGCCTGCGTCCGGACAACGTCGAACTGGTGCGCGAAGAGCTCTATCGCCGCGCGCGGGTGTTCCTCGCGCCCTTGCATGCGCACCTGCCGACCATCGAAATCATCTACTACATCGCGCCGCTGCTCGGCCTGCTCGGTACCGTGACCGGTATCATCGCCTCGTTCCAGGCGCTGGAAGCGAGCGGCGCGGCCAACGACGCCGCCAAGCTCGCCGGCGGTATCTGGGAAGCCCTGCTGTGCACCGGCGTCGGCCTGTCGATGGCCATTCCGTTCGCGGTGCTGCATTCGCTGTTGGAAACGCGCCTGAATCACATCGTGGCCGGGGTCGAGGACGTCATCGCGCGGGTCTTCACCACCGAACTCGACATCGGTCAGGCCGACTCAAGCCCACGTGCGTGA
- a CDS encoding MMPL family transporter gives MSHRIAALYERVVLRHPWLALALLGFVMAALLPGLRNFKLDASTDALLLESDKDLRSFRQLAMRYQTRDFLFVAVVPKDGDVFTPATLGMISDVRDELTQVAAVKDIITVLDVPLLSTVTGRMADLGMNFETLRSHEVKLEVARQELTTSPLYRNLVASADGKVGAMQIFLKDHPRLPRLSNLRDELLYKRIHGGLSAAQEQELARLRPDYEQAKEEYEATTRAAIAEIRAILAKHSGQATLYLGGMPMIIDDMMTFIHSDMATFGGAVLLFLVVMMGIIFREVRWVALPFASCLYASTAMFGLLGLVGWKVTIISTNFVSLMLILTMSMNIHLVVRYRELLRDHPDMSQQELVRRTAMEMARPSFYTVLTNIIGFGSFVLCDIKPVIDFGWMMSIGLLVAFASTFMLFPALLVMTRRRALTRPESQGYAFTEWLAHLTERHGKAILVVSLLVAVVATLGTRRLEVENSFVSYFHKDTEIHQGLSLIDQQLGGTTPLDIVLKFPPDEGSVDATHKGTGDLAAMFDDVAKAEQAPSSWFSDAKIARLKAVHAWLEKQPEIGKVLSLDSTLRVAEAMNDGKPLGADGIETIYRQMPDAAKANLFTPFVSVYDNEMRLSARIIDTLPGLQRKELLARIDSGLRERLKLKSDEYEISGLLVLYNNVLQSLYKSQILTFGSAMACIMVPLLVMFRSLKAAIIGILPNLLGAVTILGFMGWAKIPLDIMTITIASITIGIAVEDCIHYLYSYKLEYRRLRDPLATMHYCHNNVAKAGFYTTVTVVVGFSILMLSNFIPTILFGLLTAVAMSVALLAALTLMPQLVLWWQPFRMDDDED, from the coding sequence ATGTCTCATCGCATCGCCGCTCTGTATGAACGCGTCGTGCTGCGCCATCCGTGGCTGGCGCTCGCCCTGCTCGGTTTCGTGATGGCGGCGCTGTTGCCGGGCCTGCGCAACTTCAAGCTCGATGCTTCGACCGACGCCCTGCTGCTGGAAAGCGACAAGGACCTGCGCAGTTTTCGCCAGCTGGCGATGCGCTACCAGACGCGCGATTTCCTGTTCGTCGCCGTGGTGCCGAAAGACGGCGATGTGTTCACGCCCGCCACGCTCGGCATGATCAGCGATGTGCGCGACGAGCTGACCCAGGTCGCAGCCGTCAAGGACATCATCACCGTGCTCGACGTGCCGCTGTTGTCGACCGTCACCGGCCGCATGGCCGACCTCGGCATGAACTTCGAAACCCTGCGCTCCCATGAAGTGAAGCTCGAAGTCGCGCGCCAGGAACTCACCACCAGTCCGCTGTATCGCAACCTGGTGGCGAGCGCCGACGGCAAGGTCGGCGCCATGCAGATCTTCTTGAAGGATCATCCGCGCCTGCCGCGGCTGTCGAACCTGCGCGACGAGCTCTTGTACAAGCGCATCCACGGCGGTCTCAGCGCCGCGCAAGAGCAGGAGCTGGCGCGCCTGCGCCCCGATTACGAACAGGCCAAGGAGGAATACGAAGCGACCACGCGCGCTGCCATCGCCGAGATCCGCGCCATCCTTGCCAAGCACAGCGGCCAAGCCACGCTCTACCTCGGCGGCATGCCGATGATCATCGACGACATGATGACCTTCATCCACAGCGACATGGCGACTTTCGGCGGCGCCGTGCTGCTGTTCCTGGTGGTGATGATGGGCATCATCTTCCGCGAAGTGCGCTGGGTGGCGCTGCCGTTCGCGAGCTGCCTGTACGCCAGCACCGCGATGTTCGGCCTGCTCGGCCTGGTCGGCTGGAAGGTCACCATCATCTCGACCAACTTCGTGTCGCTGATGCTGATCCTCACCATGTCGATGAACATCCACCTGGTGGTGCGCTATCGCGAACTGCTGCGCGATCATCCGGACATGAGCCAGCAGGAGTTGGTCAGGCGCACCGCCATGGAAATGGCACGGCCGTCGTTCTACACGGTGCTGACCAACATCATCGGCTTCGGCTCCTTCGTGCTGTGCGACATCAAGCCCGTCATCGATTTCGGCTGGATGATGTCGATAGGTCTGTTGGTGGCTTTCGCCAGCACCTTCATGCTGTTCCCGGCGCTGCTGGTGATGACCCGGCGCCGCGCGCTCACGCGACCGGAGTCCCAGGGCTATGCCTTCACCGAGTGGTTGGCGCATCTCACCGAGCGTCATGGCAAGGCCATCCTGGTGGTCTCGCTGCTGGTGGCGGTGGTGGCGACGCTCGGCACACGCCGGCTCGAAGTCGAGAACAGCTTCGTATCCTATTTCCACAAGGACACCGAGATTCACCAGGGCCTGTCGCTCATCGATCAGCAGCTCGGTGGCACCACGCCGCTGGATATCGTGCTCAAATTTCCGCCGGACGAGGGCAGCGTCGACGCCACCCACAAGGGCACCGGCGATCTGGCGGCGATGTTCGACGACGTCGCCAAGGCCGAACAGGCGCCGTCGTCATGGTTCAGCGATGCGAAGATTGCGCGCCTGAAGGCGGTGCACGCCTGGCTCGAGAAGCAGCCGGAGATCGGCAAGGTGCTGTCGCTCGATTCGACCCTGCGCGTGGCCGAGGCCATGAACGATGGCAAGCCGCTCGGCGCCGACGGCATCGAGACCATCTACCGCCAGATGCCCGACGCCGCCAAGGCCAACTTGTTCACGCCCTTCGTGTCGGTCTACGACAACGAGATGCGCCTGTCGGCGCGCATCATCGACACCTTGCCGGGCCTGCAGCGCAAGGAACTGCTGGCACGTATCGACAGCGGCCTGCGTGAGCGGCTCAAGCTCAAGAGCGACGAATACGAGATCTCGGGCCTGCTGGTGCTCTACAACAACGTGCTGCAGAGCCTGTACAAATCCCAGATCCTGACGTTCGGCTCGGCCATGGCCTGCATCATGGTGCCGCTGCTGGTGATGTTCCGTTCGCTGAAGGCGGCCATCATCGGCATCCTGCCCAACCTGCTGGGCGCGGTCACGATCCTGGGCTTCATGGGCTGGGCGAAGATCCCGCTCGACATCATGACCATCACCATCGCCTCGATCACCATCGGTATCGCGGTCGAGGACTGCATCCATTACCTGTACAGCTACAAGCTCGAATACCGGCGTCTGCGCGATCCGCTCGCGACCATGCACTACTGCCACAACAACGTGGCCAAGGCCGGCTTCTATACCACCGTGACGGTGGTGGTGGGCTTTTCGATATTGATGCTGTCGAACTTCATCCCCACCATCCTGTTCGGCCTGTTGACGGCGGTGGCGATGAGCGTGGCGCTGCTGGCAGCCTTGACCTTGATGCCGCAACTGGTGCTGTGGTGGCAGCCGTTCAGGATGGATGACGACGAGGATTGA